The following proteins are co-located in the Roseovarius arcticus genome:
- a CDS encoding outer membrane protein: MSIISKTAIAAALLMAASPAAAELELSFYLGTQTVTDSDASGTLPDGTAFNRNVDWQGKSLDNPYYYGGRAMWWTNSDLGFGIEGTHTKAYASAGDRAAFGVSRLEFTDGHNIFTANVMKRYPGAFGGSRFTPYAGAGVGIAVPHVDIQVIGASNRTHDFEMTGLALRGIAGMKYELNENWSLFGEYQIVWSDNDVTINADPGVPGQPDGKLRTELLTHAVNIGISYSF, from the coding sequence ATGTCCATCATATCGAAAACCGCCATCGCCGCCGCCTTGCTGATGGCCGCCTCCCCCGCTGCCGCCGAGCTGGAGCTGAGCTTTTATCTGGGTACCCAGACCGTCACAGACAGCGACGCGTCAGGTACGTTGCCAGACGGCACCGCATTTAATCGCAACGTGGACTGGCAGGGCAAATCGCTCGACAACCCCTATTACTATGGTGGCCGCGCGATGTGGTGGACCAATAGTGACCTCGGGTTCGGCATCGAAGGCACTCACACCAAGGCATATGCCAGCGCCGGCGACCGCGCCGCTTTTGGTGTTAGCCGATTGGAATTCACGGACGGGCATAACATCTTCACTGCTAACGTGATGAAGCGTTATCCGGGAGCGTTCGGCGGCAGTCGCTTTACCCCCTATGCGGGCGCGGGCGTCGGCATAGCCGTTCCGCATGTCGATATTCAGGTCATCGGCGCGAGTAACCGCACACATGACTTTGAGATGACAGGGCTGGCCCTGCGCGGCATCGCGGGCATGAAATACGAGTTGAACGAAAACTGGTCGCTCTTTGGTGAGTATCAGATCGTGTGGTCCGATAATGACGTGACGATCAATGCCGATCCCGGCGTGCCCGGCCAACCCGACGGCAAGCTGCGCACTGAGCTACTGACTCACGCCGTAAACATCGGCATCAGCTACAGTTTCTAG
- the petA gene encoding ubiquinol-cytochrome c reductase iron-sulfur subunit encodes MSHADDHEGTRRDFLYYATAGAATVATGAAVWPLVNQMNPSADVQALSSIRVDVADVAVGTQITVKYLGKPVFVRRRTQAEIDAAKDVPMSELIDAKSENPNKPDTDASDINRVIGDNEEWLVMIGVCTHLGCVPIGDGAGDFGGWFCPCHGSHYDTAGRIRKGPAPENLHIPVAEFADESTIKLG; translated from the coding sequence GTGTCCCACGCAGACGATCACGAAGGCACCCGGAGGGATTTCCTCTATTACGCGACCGCCGGCGCCGCCACCGTCGCGACCGGTGCCGCCGTTTGGCCGCTAGTCAATCAGATGAATCCTTCGGCGGATGTTCAGGCCCTCAGCTCGATCCGGGTCGATGTCGCGGACGTCGCCGTCGGCACTCAGATCACTGTCAAATATTTGGGCAAGCCGGTGTTTGTTCGCCGCCGGACCCAGGCCGAGATTGATGCGGCCAAAGACGTGCCGATGAGCGAATTGATTGATGCCAAGTCGGAGAATCCCAACAAGCCGGATACCGATGCCTCGGACATCAACCGCGTTATTGGTGACAACGAGGAATGGCTGGTAATGATCGGGGTTTGCACGCATCTTGGCTGCGTTCCCATCGGTGATGGTGCCGGCGATTTTGGTGGATGGTTCTGCCCCTGCCACGGCTCGCACTACGATACCGCCGGGCGTATCCGCAAGGGGCCGGCCCCGGAGAATCTGCACATCCCGGTGGCAGAGTTCGCCGACGAATCAACGATCAAATTGGGATAA